One window of the Oncorhynchus mykiss isolate Arlee chromosome 5, USDA_OmykA_1.1, whole genome shotgun sequence genome contains the following:
- the LOC110523076 gene encoding leucine-rich repeat-containing protein 19 isoform X1: MAASELLLVWLASTLLTTGVAGAKDQLVTTGVAGAKDQLVTTGVAGAKDQLVTTGVAGAKDQLVTTGVAGAEDQLVTTGGLVVNCSFKTLQFIPSNYSQTITKLILSNNLIELSSADEAALKNYSNLIELHLDGNWLTDLPGKLFEAMSKLEVLNLSHNNISRVEPKALAGLVNLRELDLSYNRLLSLPLNLLDDLKKLSILRLGGNTLREFDISVESNSLKVLDLKGNPWNCSCVFLNRNKSITDSKVQIRVSNATCASPEDQSGKGIVDNGTSCSSGPSSTTTLPPPTTQSTTKPTSAQTTTHSVSLAVTTNASLVLTSEGPVSGSGVPVVGNTWKFLLGVVAIALTTSMLIVCAVKAPSWYKLLFNYRHQRLRDDEDADVYTTGRYSSFSLDTEQTETSAHELDHGLDGLDNEEDGYIEDRYIETGVYEDNR, from the exons ATGGCTGCAAGTGAACTACTGCTAGTGTGGCTGGCGAGCACACTGCTGACTACTGGAGTAGCTGGGGCTAAGGACCAACTGGTGACTACTGGAGTAGCTGGGGCTAAGGACCAACTGGTGACTACTGGAGTAGCTGGGGCTAAGGACCAACTGGTGACTACTGGAGTAGCTGGGGCTAAGGACCAACTGGTGACTACTGGAGTAGCTGGGGCTGAGGACCAACTGGTGACTACTGGAGGACTG GTTGTGAACTGTAGCTTCAAGACACTGCAATTCATACCCTCAAATTACAGTCAAACCATCACCAAACTAATTCTGAGCAATAACCTCATAGAGTTATCCAGCGCTGATGAAGCTGCTCTGAAGAACTACTCCAATCTGATTGAGCTCCATCTAGATGGTAACTGGTTGACTGACCTGCCAGGGAAGCTGTTTGAGGCCATGTCAAAGCTGGAGGTTCTCAACCTGTCCCACAATAACATCAGTAGAGTGGAGCCAAAGGCGTTGGCCGGCCTGGTTAACCTGAGGGAGCTGGACCTGTCCTACAATCGTCTACTGTCACTACCTCTAAATCTACTGGACGATTTAAAGAAGCTGTCTATCCTCAGGCTAGGAGGAAACACACTGCGAGAGTTTGACATCTCTGTGGAGAGCAATTCATTAAAGGTGCTAGATCTGAAGGGAAATCCCTGGAACTGTTCTTGTGTATTTCTCAACCGGAATAAATCGATTACCGACTCAAAGGTTCAGATAA GAGTCTCAAATGCCACCTGTGCCAGCCCTGAGGACCAGTCCGGTAAAGGGATAGTGGACAACGGTACCAGCTGCTCTTCGGGGCCATCATCTACAACAACACTTCCGCCACCTACAACTCAGTCAAccactaagccaacctcagcccAGACCACTACACACTCAGTGTCACTTGCAGTTACTACAAATGCAAGCCTCGTCTTAACCa GTGAGGGCCCAGTCAGTGGCAGTGGGGTGCCAGTGGTGGGGAACACCTGGAAGTTTCTCCTGGGTGTGGTAGCCATTGCCCTGACCACCTCTATGCTCATCGTGTGTGCCGTCAAGGCACCGTCCTGGTACAAGCTGCTGTTCAACTACCGGCACCAGCGGCTGAGAGATGACGAGGATGCTGACGTGTACACTACGGGGCGCTACTCTAGTTTCAGCTTGGACACGGAGCAAACGGAGACCAGCGCCCATGAGCTGGACCACGGGCTAGACGGGTTGGATAATGAGGAGGATGGATACATAGAGGACCGTTATATAGAGACTGGGGTCTATGAAGACAACAGATAA
- the LOC110523076 gene encoding leucine-rich repeat-containing protein 19 isoform X2 → MAASELLLVWLASTLLTTGVAGAKDQLVTTGVAGAKDQLVTTGVAGAKDQLVTTGVAGAEDQLVTTGGLVVNCSFKTLQFIPSNYSQTITKLILSNNLIELSSADEAALKNYSNLIELHLDGNWLTDLPGKLFEAMSKLEVLNLSHNNISRVEPKALAGLVNLRELDLSYNRLLSLPLNLLDDLKKLSILRLGGNTLREFDISVESNSLKVLDLKGNPWNCSCVFLNRNKSITDSKVQIRVSNATCASPEDQSGKGIVDNGTSCSSGPSSTTTLPPPTTQSTTKPTSAQTTTHSVSLAVTTNASLVLTSEGPVSGSGVPVVGNTWKFLLGVVAIALTTSMLIVCAVKAPSWYKLLFNYRHQRLRDDEDADVYTTGRYSSFSLDTEQTETSAHELDHGLDGLDNEEDGYIEDRYIETGVYEDNR, encoded by the exons ATGGCTGCAAGTGAACTACTGCTAGTGTGGCTGGCGAGCACACTGCTGACTACTGGAGTAGCTGGGGCTAAGGACCAACTG GTGACTACTGGAGTAGCTGGGGCTAAGGACCAACTGGTGACTACTGGAGTAGCTGGGGCTAAGGACCAACTGGTGACTACTGGAGTAGCTGGGGCTGAGGACCAACTGGTGACTACTGGAGGACTG GTTGTGAACTGTAGCTTCAAGACACTGCAATTCATACCCTCAAATTACAGTCAAACCATCACCAAACTAATTCTGAGCAATAACCTCATAGAGTTATCCAGCGCTGATGAAGCTGCTCTGAAGAACTACTCCAATCTGATTGAGCTCCATCTAGATGGTAACTGGTTGACTGACCTGCCAGGGAAGCTGTTTGAGGCCATGTCAAAGCTGGAGGTTCTCAACCTGTCCCACAATAACATCAGTAGAGTGGAGCCAAAGGCGTTGGCCGGCCTGGTTAACCTGAGGGAGCTGGACCTGTCCTACAATCGTCTACTGTCACTACCTCTAAATCTACTGGACGATTTAAAGAAGCTGTCTATCCTCAGGCTAGGAGGAAACACACTGCGAGAGTTTGACATCTCTGTGGAGAGCAATTCATTAAAGGTGCTAGATCTGAAGGGAAATCCCTGGAACTGTTCTTGTGTATTTCTCAACCGGAATAAATCGATTACCGACTCAAAGGTTCAGATAA GAGTCTCAAATGCCACCTGTGCCAGCCCTGAGGACCAGTCCGGTAAAGGGATAGTGGACAACGGTACCAGCTGCTCTTCGGGGCCATCATCTACAACAACACTTCCGCCACCTACAACTCAGTCAAccactaagccaacctcagcccAGACCACTACACACTCAGTGTCACTTGCAGTTACTACAAATGCAAGCCTCGTCTTAACCa GTGAGGGCCCAGTCAGTGGCAGTGGGGTGCCAGTGGTGGGGAACACCTGGAAGTTTCTCCTGGGTGTGGTAGCCATTGCCCTGACCACCTCTATGCTCATCGTGTGTGCCGTCAAGGCACCGTCCTGGTACAAGCTGCTGTTCAACTACCGGCACCAGCGGCTGAGAGATGACGAGGATGCTGACGTGTACACTACGGGGCGCTACTCTAGTTTCAGCTTGGACACGGAGCAAACGGAGACCAGCGCCCATGAGCTGGACCACGGGCTAGACGGGTTGGATAATGAGGAGGATGGATACATAGAGGACCGTTATATAGAGACTGGGGTCTATGAAGACAACAGATAA